A single region of the Lepus europaeus isolate LE1 chromosome 1, mLepTim1.pri, whole genome shotgun sequence genome encodes:
- the CATIP gene encoding LOW QUALITY PROTEIN: ciliogenesis-associated TTC17-interacting protein (The sequence of the model RefSeq protein was modified relative to this genomic sequence to represent the inferred CDS: deleted 2 bases in 2 codons), producing MSSKALLTGGVRTKEYRLAGQEGPPLPQANAEAINFLNSLGLEELQLLLFSETLAMVTDTGEPQGELTIEVQRGRYKDQQGILSKCILVHASSHGFLDKMLCGNSLLGYLSWKLEPVEQHSHEFIKYLILPMERTTNLLKQEEQLTMTRSVKEGEEVKSGVTIFPWASIEGFVSEAANLVLLRAMARRQNVPSNARFLALDTDGKLCYSTYQALGFQTIQVGRQQAPVFIVEQTVHSEEGIPMSWQFYLLSDGHLAKRVQIGSAGCCIITKMPILREEDEIEPPPVFEKKPLVWEDDLELHSKFLHRKEELRTSHSAYLRQHPDARALLSDFLLFLLLRQPRDVVTFAAEFFGPFDPRRPPGPALRSSHRPSPFRSLDPEPGAGGTGAD from the exons ATGTCCTCCAAAGCTCTCCTCACAGGTG GCGTCAGAACCAAGGAGTACAGGCTCGCCGGCCAGGAGGGGCCGCCCCTGCCACAGGCCAATGCTGAGGCCATCAACTTCCTCAACTCTCTCG GGCTGgaggagctgcagctgctgctcttctcgGAGACCCTGGCCATGGTCACGGAC ACGGGGGAGCCGCAGGGAGAGCTGACCATTGAGGTGCAGAGAGGGAGGTACAAAGACCAGCAGGGGATCCTGTCCAAGTGCATCCTGGTGCACGCCTCCAGCCACGGCTTCCTGGACAAGATGCTCTGTGGAAACTCC CTCCTGG GCTATCTCTCGTGGAAACTGGAGCCCGTGGAACAGCACAGCCACGAGTTCATCAAG TACCTCATCCTCCCCATGGAGCGAACGACCAACCTGCTGAAGCAGGAGGAGCAGCTGACCATGACCAGAAGTGTCAAggagggtgag GAAGTGAAGTCGGGGGTGACCATTTTCCCCTGGGCCTCAATCGAGGGCTTCGTCTCCGAGGCCGCCAACCTGGTGCTGTTGCGGGCGATGGCACGGCGGCAGAACGTGCCCAGCAATGCCCGCTTCCTGGCCTTGGACACCGATGGCAAACTCTGCTATTCCACCTAC CAAGCCCTCGGCTTCCAGACAATCCAGGTGGGCCGGCAGCAGGCCCCCGTGTTCATCGTGGAGCAGACGGTGCACTCGGAAGAGGGCATCCCCATGTCCTGGCAGTTCTATCTGCTCTCCGATGG GCACCTGGCCAAGAGAGTCCAGATCGGCTCCGCCGGCTGCTGCATCATCACCAAGATGCCCATCTTGAGGGAGGAGG aCGAAATCGAGCCTCCGCCCGTGTTCGAAAAGAAGCCCCTGGTGTGGGAGGACGACTTGGAGCTCCACTCCAAGTTCCTGCACCGCAAG GAGGAGCTGCGGACCAGCCACAGCGCCTACCTGCGGCAGCACCCCGACGCCCGGGCGCTGCTCTCCGACTtcctgctcttcctgctgctgcgcCAGCCCCGCGACGTGGTCACCTTCGCTGCCGAGTTCTTCGGCCCCTTCGACCCGCGCCGCCCGCCCGGGCCCGCCCTCCGCTCCTCGCACCGGCCCAGCCCCTTCCGCTCGCTGGACCCCGAGCCCGGCGCCGGCGGCACGGGGGCGGACTAG
- the SLC11A1 gene encoding natural resistance-associated macrophage protein 1, with protein sequence MGDRGASKPGYGSISSPPSPGPEQAPPGGTYLSEKIPIPDTESLLWVLLWATVLGLLCQRLAARLGVVTGKDLGEICHLYYPKVPRILLWLTMELAIVGSDMQEVIGTAIAFNLLSAGRIPLWGGVLITIADTFFFLFLDNYGLRKLEAFFGLLITIMALTFGYEYVVARPEQAALLRGLFLPSCPGCGQAELLQAVGIVGAIIMPHNIYLHSALVKSREIDRTRRADVREANMYFLIEASIALCVSFIINLSVMAVFGQAFYQQTNQAAHSLCANSSLHSYANTFPADNRTASVDIYRGGVILGCLFGPAALYIWAVGLLAAGQSSTMTGTYAGQFVMEGFLRLRWSRFARVLLTRSCAILPTVLVAVFRDLRDLSGLNDLLNVLQSLLLPFAVLPILTFTSMPALMQEFANGRLSKAVSVSIMALVCAINLYFVVSYLPSLPHPAYFGLVALLAAVYLGLTTYLVWTCCIAHGAAFLAHSSHQRFLYGLPEEQLETGETNR encoded by the exons ATGG GTGACAGGGGTGCCTCAAAGCCGGGCTATGGCTCCATCTCCAGCCCGCCAAGCCCAGGGCCAGAGCAAGCACCTCCCGGAGGAACCTACTTGAGCGAGAAGATCCCCATCCCAGACACAGAATCG CTGCTCTGGGTCCTGCTCTGGGCCACTGTGTTGGGCTTGCTGTGCCAGCGACTGGCTGCCCGGCTAGGTGTGGTGACGGGAAAGGACTTGGGGGAGATCTGCCACCTCTACTACCCTAAG GTGCCCCGAATCCTCCTCTGGCTGACCATGGAGCTAGCCATCGTGGGCTCCGACATGCAGGAGGTCATCGGCACAGCTATCGCGTTCAACCTGCTCTCAGCCGGACG aatccCGCTCTGGGGGGGCGTCCTCATCACCATCGCGGacaccttcttcttcctcttcctcgaCAACTACG GACTGCGGAAGCTGGAAGCGTTTTTTGGACTCCTCATCACCATCATGGCCTTGACCTTTGGCTACGAG TACGTGGTGGCGCGGCCCGAGCAGGCAGCCCTGCTCCGGGGCCTGTTCCTGCCCTCGTGCCCGGGCTGCGGCCAGGCCGAGCTGCTGCAGGCCGTGGGCATCGTCGGCGCCATCATCATGCCCCACAACATCTACCTGCACTCGGCCCTCGTCAAG TCGCGAGAGATAGACCGGACGCGCCGTGCGGACGTCCGCGAAGCCAACATGTACTTCCTCATTGAGGCCAGCATCGCCCTGTGCGTCTCCTTCATCATCAACCTCTCGGTCATGGCCGTCTTCGGGCAGGCCTTCTACCAGCAAACCAACCAGGCCGCG CACAGCTTGTGCGCCAACAGCAGCTTGCACAGCTACGCCAACACCTTCCCGGCCGACAACCGCACGGCGTCCGTGGACATCTACCGAGGA ggcgtGATCCTGGGCTGCCTCTTCGGCCCCGCAGCGCTCTATATCTGGGCTGTGGGTCTCCTGGCGGCCGGGCAGAGCTCCACCATGACCGGCACCTACGCGGGACAGTTCGTGATGGAG ggtttcCTGCGGCTGCGCTGGTCTCGCTTTGCCCGGGTGCTCCTTACCCGCTCCTGTGCCATCCTGCCCACCGTGCTCGTGGCTGTCTTCCGGGACCTGAGGGACCTGTCCGGCCTAAATGACCTGCTCAACGTGCTGCAGAGCCTACTG CTGCCCTTTGCGGTGCTGCCCATTCTCACATTCACCAGCATGCCTGCCCTCATGCAAGAGTTCGCCAATGGCCG GCTGAGCAAGGCTGTGAGTGTCTCCATCATGGCTCTGGTCTGTGCCATCAACCTCTACTTCGTGGTCAGCTACCTGCCCAGCCTCCCTCACCCTGCCTACTTCGGCCTCGTGGCCCTGCTGGCTGCCGTCTACCTGGGCCTCACGACCTACCTG GTCTGGACTTGCTGCATTGCACATGGAGCAGCCTTCCTGGCCCACAGCTCCCACCAGCGCTTCCTGTATGGGCTCCCTGAAGAGCAGCTGGAGACTGGCGAGACCAACCGATGA
- the CTDSP1 gene encoding carboxy-terminal domain RNA polymerase II polypeptide A small phosphatase 1 isoform X1, which produces MDSSAVITQISKEEARGPLRGKDHKSAASQKPRSRGILHSLFCCVCRDDGEALPAHSGAPLLVEENGAIPKVCGGQQTPVQYLLPEAKAQDSDKICVVIDLDETLVHSSFKPVNNADFIIPVEIDGVVHQVYVLKRPHVDEFLQRMGELFECVLFTASLAKYADPVADLLDKWGAFRARLFRESCVFHRGNYVKDLSRLGRDLRRVLILDNSPASYVFHPDNAVPVASWFDNMSDTELHDLLPFFEQLSRVDDVYSVLRQPRPGS; this is translated from the exons ATGGACAGCTCGGCCGTCATTACTCAGATCAGCAAGGAGGAGGCGCGGGGCCCGCTGCGGGGCAAAG ATCACAAGTCGGCAGCTTCCCAGAAGCCCCGGAGCAGAGGCATCCTGCACTCGCTGTTCTGCTGTGTCTGCCGCGACGATGGGGAGGCCCTGCCCGCCCACAGCGGGGCTCCCCTGCTGGTGGAAGAGAATGGCGCCATCCCCAAGGTGTGTGGCGGccag cagacccCAGTCCAGTACCTGCTCCCTGAGGCCAAGGCCCAGGACTCAGACAAGATCTGCGTGGTCATCGACCTGGACGAGACCCTGGTACACAGCTCCTTCAAG CCGGTGAACAATGCGGACTTCATCATCCCCGTGGAGATTGATGGGGTGGTCCACCAG GTGTACGTGCTGAAGCGGCCCCACGTGGATGAGTTCCTGCAGCGAATGGGGGAGCTCTTCGAGTGCGTCCTGTTCACTGCCAGCCTTGCCAAG tacGCAGACCCAGTGGCTGACCTGTTGGACAAGTGGGGGGCCTTCCGGGCCCGGCTCTTCCGAGAGTCGTGTGTCTTCCACCGGGGGAACTATGTGAAGGACCTGAGTCGGCTGGGCCGAGACCTGCGGCGAGTGCTCATCCTGGACAACTCGCCTGCCTCCTACGTCTTCCACCCGGACAACGCT GTACCGGTAGCCTCCTGGTTTGACAACATGAGCGACACGGAACTCCACGACCTCCTGCCCTTCTTCGAGCAACTTAGCCGCGTGGACGACGTGTACTCGGTGCTCAGGCAGCCGCGGCCCGGGAGCTAG
- the CTDSP1 gene encoding carboxy-terminal domain RNA polymerase II polypeptide A small phosphatase 1 isoform X3 — MDSSAVITQISKEEARGPLRGKDHKSAASQKPRSRGILHSLFCCVCRDDGEALPAHSGAPLLVEENGAIPKVCGGQTPVQYLLPEAKAQDSDKICVVIDLDETLVHSSFKPVNNADFIIPVEIDGVVHQVYVLKRPHVDEFLQRMGELFECVLFTASLAKYADPVADLLDKWGAFRARLFRESCVFHRGNYVKDLSRLGRDLRRVLILDNSPASYVFHPDNAVPVASWFDNMSDTELHDLLPFFEQLSRVDDVYSVLRQPRPGS, encoded by the exons ATGGACAGCTCGGCCGTCATTACTCAGATCAGCAAGGAGGAGGCGCGGGGCCCGCTGCGGGGCAAAG ATCACAAGTCGGCAGCTTCCCAGAAGCCCCGGAGCAGAGGCATCCTGCACTCGCTGTTCTGCTGTGTCTGCCGCGACGATGGGGAGGCCCTGCCCGCCCACAGCGGGGCTCCCCTGCTGGTGGAAGAGAATGGCGCCATCCCCAAGGTGTGTGGCGGccag acccCAGTCCAGTACCTGCTCCCTGAGGCCAAGGCCCAGGACTCAGACAAGATCTGCGTGGTCATCGACCTGGACGAGACCCTGGTACACAGCTCCTTCAAG CCGGTGAACAATGCGGACTTCATCATCCCCGTGGAGATTGATGGGGTGGTCCACCAG GTGTACGTGCTGAAGCGGCCCCACGTGGATGAGTTCCTGCAGCGAATGGGGGAGCTCTTCGAGTGCGTCCTGTTCACTGCCAGCCTTGCCAAG tacGCAGACCCAGTGGCTGACCTGTTGGACAAGTGGGGGGCCTTCCGGGCCCGGCTCTTCCGAGAGTCGTGTGTCTTCCACCGGGGGAACTATGTGAAGGACCTGAGTCGGCTGGGCCGAGACCTGCGGCGAGTGCTCATCCTGGACAACTCGCCTGCCTCCTACGTCTTCCACCCGGACAACGCT GTACCGGTAGCCTCCTGGTTTGACAACATGAGCGACACGGAACTCCACGACCTCCTGCCCTTCTTCGAGCAACTTAGCCGCGTGGACGACGTGTACTCGGTGCTCAGGCAGCCGCGGCCCGGGAGCTAG
- the CTDSP1 gene encoding carboxy-terminal domain RNA polymerase II polypeptide A small phosphatase 1 isoform X4: protein MDSSAVITQISKEEARGPLRGKDHKSAASQKPRSRGILHSLFCCVCRDDGEALPAHSGAPLLVEENGAIPKQTPVQYLLPEAKAQDSDKICVVIDLDETLVHSSFKPVNNADFIIPVEIDGVVHQVYVLKRPHVDEFLQRMGELFECVLFTASLAKYADPVADLLDKWGAFRARLFRESCVFHRGNYVKDLSRLGRDLRRVLILDNSPASYVFHPDNAVPVASWFDNMSDTELHDLLPFFEQLSRVDDVYSVLRQPRPGS from the exons ATGGACAGCTCGGCCGTCATTACTCAGATCAGCAAGGAGGAGGCGCGGGGCCCGCTGCGGGGCAAAG ATCACAAGTCGGCAGCTTCCCAGAAGCCCCGGAGCAGAGGCATCCTGCACTCGCTGTTCTGCTGTGTCTGCCGCGACGATGGGGAGGCCCTGCCCGCCCACAGCGGGGCTCCCCTGCTGGTGGAAGAGAATGGCGCCATCCCCAAG cagacccCAGTCCAGTACCTGCTCCCTGAGGCCAAGGCCCAGGACTCAGACAAGATCTGCGTGGTCATCGACCTGGACGAGACCCTGGTACACAGCTCCTTCAAG CCGGTGAACAATGCGGACTTCATCATCCCCGTGGAGATTGATGGGGTGGTCCACCAG GTGTACGTGCTGAAGCGGCCCCACGTGGATGAGTTCCTGCAGCGAATGGGGGAGCTCTTCGAGTGCGTCCTGTTCACTGCCAGCCTTGCCAAG tacGCAGACCCAGTGGCTGACCTGTTGGACAAGTGGGGGGCCTTCCGGGCCCGGCTCTTCCGAGAGTCGTGTGTCTTCCACCGGGGGAACTATGTGAAGGACCTGAGTCGGCTGGGCCGAGACCTGCGGCGAGTGCTCATCCTGGACAACTCGCCTGCCTCCTACGTCTTCCACCCGGACAACGCT GTACCGGTAGCCTCCTGGTTTGACAACATGAGCGACACGGAACTCCACGACCTCCTGCCCTTCTTCGAGCAACTTAGCCGCGTGGACGACGTGTACTCGGTGCTCAGGCAGCCGCGGCCCGGGAGCTAG
- the CTDSP1 gene encoding carboxy-terminal domain RNA polymerase II polypeptide A small phosphatase 1 isoform X5, with translation MDSSAVITQISKEEARGPLRGKDHKSAASQKPRSRGILHSLFCCVCRDDGEALPAHSGAPLLVEENGAIPKTPVQYLLPEAKAQDSDKICVVIDLDETLVHSSFKPVNNADFIIPVEIDGVVHQVYVLKRPHVDEFLQRMGELFECVLFTASLAKYADPVADLLDKWGAFRARLFRESCVFHRGNYVKDLSRLGRDLRRVLILDNSPASYVFHPDNAVPVASWFDNMSDTELHDLLPFFEQLSRVDDVYSVLRQPRPGS, from the exons ATGGACAGCTCGGCCGTCATTACTCAGATCAGCAAGGAGGAGGCGCGGGGCCCGCTGCGGGGCAAAG ATCACAAGTCGGCAGCTTCCCAGAAGCCCCGGAGCAGAGGCATCCTGCACTCGCTGTTCTGCTGTGTCTGCCGCGACGATGGGGAGGCCCTGCCCGCCCACAGCGGGGCTCCCCTGCTGGTGGAAGAGAATGGCGCCATCCCCAAG acccCAGTCCAGTACCTGCTCCCTGAGGCCAAGGCCCAGGACTCAGACAAGATCTGCGTGGTCATCGACCTGGACGAGACCCTGGTACACAGCTCCTTCAAG CCGGTGAACAATGCGGACTTCATCATCCCCGTGGAGATTGATGGGGTGGTCCACCAG GTGTACGTGCTGAAGCGGCCCCACGTGGATGAGTTCCTGCAGCGAATGGGGGAGCTCTTCGAGTGCGTCCTGTTCACTGCCAGCCTTGCCAAG tacGCAGACCCAGTGGCTGACCTGTTGGACAAGTGGGGGGCCTTCCGGGCCCGGCTCTTCCGAGAGTCGTGTGTCTTCCACCGGGGGAACTATGTGAAGGACCTGAGTCGGCTGGGCCGAGACCTGCGGCGAGTGCTCATCCTGGACAACTCGCCTGCCTCCTACGTCTTCCACCCGGACAACGCT GTACCGGTAGCCTCCTGGTTTGACAACATGAGCGACACGGAACTCCACGACCTCCTGCCCTTCTTCGAGCAACTTAGCCGCGTGGACGACGTGTACTCGGTGCTCAGGCAGCCGCGGCCCGGGAGCTAG
- the CTDSP1 gene encoding carboxy-terminal domain RNA polymerase II polypeptide A small phosphatase 1 isoform X2: protein MEEEWEWTTGPQALAVLSRGSSDHKSAASQKPRSRGILHSLFCCVCRDDGEALPAHSGAPLLVEENGAIPKVCGGQQTPVQYLLPEAKAQDSDKICVVIDLDETLVHSSFKPVNNADFIIPVEIDGVVHQVYVLKRPHVDEFLQRMGELFECVLFTASLAKYADPVADLLDKWGAFRARLFRESCVFHRGNYVKDLSRLGRDLRRVLILDNSPASYVFHPDNAVPVASWFDNMSDTELHDLLPFFEQLSRVDDVYSVLRQPRPGS, encoded by the exons atggaggaggagtgggagtggaCCACCggaccccaggccctggctgtccTGAGCAGGGGCAGCTCAG ATCACAAGTCGGCAGCTTCCCAGAAGCCCCGGAGCAGAGGCATCCTGCACTCGCTGTTCTGCTGTGTCTGCCGCGACGATGGGGAGGCCCTGCCCGCCCACAGCGGGGCTCCCCTGCTGGTGGAAGAGAATGGCGCCATCCCCAAGGTGTGTGGCGGccag cagacccCAGTCCAGTACCTGCTCCCTGAGGCCAAGGCCCAGGACTCAGACAAGATCTGCGTGGTCATCGACCTGGACGAGACCCTGGTACACAGCTCCTTCAAG CCGGTGAACAATGCGGACTTCATCATCCCCGTGGAGATTGATGGGGTGGTCCACCAG GTGTACGTGCTGAAGCGGCCCCACGTGGATGAGTTCCTGCAGCGAATGGGGGAGCTCTTCGAGTGCGTCCTGTTCACTGCCAGCCTTGCCAAG tacGCAGACCCAGTGGCTGACCTGTTGGACAAGTGGGGGGCCTTCCGGGCCCGGCTCTTCCGAGAGTCGTGTGTCTTCCACCGGGGGAACTATGTGAAGGACCTGAGTCGGCTGGGCCGAGACCTGCGGCGAGTGCTCATCCTGGACAACTCGCCTGCCTCCTACGTCTTCCACCCGGACAACGCT GTACCGGTAGCCTCCTGGTTTGACAACATGAGCGACACGGAACTCCACGACCTCCTGCCCTTCTTCGAGCAACTTAGCCGCGTGGACGACGTGTACTCGGTGCTCAGGCAGCCGCGGCCCGGGAGCTAG